In Carya illinoinensis cultivar Pawnee chromosome 9, C.illinoinensisPawnee_v1, whole genome shotgun sequence, the following are encoded in one genomic region:
- the LOC122276431 gene encoding homeobox-DDT domain protein RLT1 isoform X2, which translates to MDAASEGDNHNNQNDAHDDNSNGKFGNSSEGLSKPKRQMKTPFQLETLEKAYALETYPSEATRVELSEKLGLSDRQLQMWFCHRRLKDKKEVPAKRPRKTAAPMALPESPVDELRAGGEPGSDYGSGSGSSPFGRLEFRNAMTRSVVDDVPMGRRYYESRQSMLELRAIACVEAQLGEPLRDDGPILGIEFDPLPPDAFGAPIAVPEQQKRPAQSYEGKLYEQRDVKPYKAPRVLREYPFLQDQSGIRSDAFGQVAQSHFHEPMVDGPTARPSSLVLGNEQLPRLHGVQGHGSRVRLLSQQDRQGLALSSPPRDDDRVPERDSLTNVRTNAQFSDHLVVGPDDSFVLSDGKIFHNDAIIRKERKRKIDEASVAREVEAHEIRIRKELEKQDILRRKSEERIRKEMERQDRERRKEEERLLREKQREEERSKREQRREIERREKFVQKEYLRAEKRRQKEELRKEKEAVRRKAAIEKATARRIARESMELIEDEQLELMELAAASKGLSSMIHLDHDSLQNLELFRDSLSAFPPRSVKLKKPFAIQPWINSEENIGNLLMVWKFFITFADVLKLWPFTLDEFVQAFHDYDSRLLGEIHVALLKLIIKDIEDVARMPSNGLAMNQNGAANPGGGHPQIVEGAYAWGFDIFNWQQHLNTLTWPEIFRQLALSAGFGPQLRKRSITWSYPHENDEGKGCEDIISTLRSGSAAENAFTIMQEKGLLLPRRSRHRLTPGTVKFAAFHVLSLEGSEGLTVLELADKIQKSGLRDLTTSKTPEASISVALTRDAKLFERIAPSTYRVRAAFRKDPADAEAILSAARKKIQIFENGFLAEEDAEDVEREDAEDVERDEDSECDDVDEDPDVDDFATLSTENKTSIPSSEEKGCLGIQNICNNVALNLQNKLEKDFLSIPLSESKDENCQSTASEKYVAGEYISANNLGQENMEIDESKSGDSWIQGLTEGEYSDLSVEERLNALVALIGVANEGNSIRGILEDRMESANALKKQMWAEAQLDKSRLKEEIINKADFTSPIVGSKVETLPMSSVVGGNQSPLPNVDEQNIEASPSTAENQNVLGSQSIQDHLNSLPAERTPAVPDFSMGPDNFLIQQLGYASKRSRSQLKSYIAHRAEEMYVYRSLPLGQDRRRNRYWQFVASASSSDPGSGRIFVELHDGNWRLIDSEEAFDAILMSLDARGIRESHLRLMLQKIETSFKENLRRNMQCANVVAKSGINMKNETDEMNCSPDCPVAFDSPSSTVCGINLDILETSSSFKIELGRNEAEKRAALNRYQDFQKWMWKECFNSLTLCAMKYGKKRCVQLLGVCDFCLNTYYSEEFHCLSCHRNFSTSTNGFRVSEHAIQCEGKRKLDTGDFRILESSLPLGTRLLKALLACIEVSVPPEALQSYWMEDLRKTWGVRLNASSTVEELLQILTLFERVLKQDFLSSKFATTEALLGFCTQSGSALHDFADPKSVPLLPWVPQTTAAVALRLFELDASIIYTKQAKPDPCEDKEIREFVKLPSRYGPVNNVKEVELTELNHVEDVTEKNGAKLKNTRNSYKRGRGARDQGRGRRLQKKASVSNSDVSRRNVRSNENLIHGLRQQGQRTYGQGSARGRRTVRRRRVEKRALDERSPSHRADTRSPKSIGESPRNMGEEWDDERISLLHMEGGDNINNAEAMESDDNAQAVEYDQGNWEIGFASASNGWTGDLMEDLMEASDDDVDVSEDDNGVEEGGDEDSEADVDASEGSDGMAKGIGNDEGTESAVSEDYSD; encoded by the exons atgGATGCCGCTTCCGAAGGAGATAATCACAACAACCAGAATGATGCCCACGATGATAATAGCAACGGCAAATTTGGTAATTCCAGCGAAGGGCTAAGCAAGCCCAAACGCCAGATGAAGACCCCCTTTCAGCTCGAAACCCTCGAGAAAGCCTATGCCT TGGAGACGTATCCGTCGGAGGCAACAAGGGTGGAACTGTCGGAGAAATTGGGGCTTTCGGATCGGCAGTTGCAGATGTGGTTTTGTCACAGAAGGTTGAAGGACAAAAAGGAAGTTCCAGCAAAGAGGCCGCGGAAAACGGCGGCACCAATGGCTTTACCGGAGTCTCCTGTGGATGAGTTGAGGGCAGGGGGTGAACCGGGCAGTGATTATGGGTCAGGCTCGGGGTCAAGCCCGTTTGGCCGTTTGGAGTTTCGGAATGCGATGACAAGGAGTGTGGTGGATGATGTGCCAATGGGGAGGAGGTATTATGAGTCGCGGCAGTCGATGTTGGAGCTTAGAGCCATTGCCTGTGTTGAGGCGCAGTTGGGGGAGCCCTTGAGGGATGATGGGCCAATCCTTGGGATAGAATTTGATCCCTTGCCGCCAGATGCTTTTGGGGCACCTATAG CAGTTCCGGAGCAGCAGAAGCGGCCGGCGCAGTCTTATGAGGGAAAATTATATGAGCAACGTGATGTCAAGCCATATAAA GCTCCAAGGGTGCTCCGTGAATATCCATTTCTCCAAGACCAGTCTGGTATTAGATCTGATGCATTTGGACAAGTTGCCCAATCTCATTTTCATGAACCAATGGTTGATGGTCCCACCGCCAGACCTTCATCATTGGTGCTTGGAAATGAACAATTGCCCAGACTTCATGGTGTCCAAGGTCACGGATCTCGTGTTCGTCTTTTATCTCAGCAAGATAGGCAGGGGCTTGCCTTATCATCACCTCCTAGGGATGATGATCGTGTCCCAGAAAGGGACTCCCTAACAAATGTTAGAACGAATGCTCAATTTAGTGATCATTTGGTTGTTGGACCAGATGATTCATTTGTACTCTCTGATGGGAAAATCTTTCATAATGATGCTATTATACGGAAAGAGAGGAAACGCAAG ATTGACGAAGCTAGTGTTGCAAGAGAAGTTGAAGCCCATGAGATTCGAATAAGGAAAGAACTCGAGAAACAAGATATTCTGAGGCGAAAG AGTGAAGAACGAATcagaaaagaaatggaaagacaaGATCgtgaaagaagaaaggaagaagaaaggctGCTGCGTGAAAAGCAGCGAGAGGAGGAGAGGTCAAAGCGTGAGCAAAGACGTGAAATCGAACGAAGGGAAAAATTTGTGCAGAAAGAGTATCTAAGA GCTGAGAAAAGGAGGCAAAAAGAAGAGCTCCGCAAGGAAAAAGAGGCAGTGAGACGCAAAGCTGCCATTGAGAAGGCTACTGCACGCAGAATAGCTAGAGAATCTATGGAGCTAATTGAGGATGAACAGCTGGAACTAATGGAATTAGCTGCTGCAAGCAAGGGTTTATCCTCGATGATCCATCTTGATCATGACAGTTTACAAAATCTTGAATTATTTAGAG ATTCTCTGAGTGCTTTCCCACCCAGGTCGGTGAAATTGAAAAAACCATTTGCGATCCAACCCTGGATCAATTCGGAGGAGAATATTGGCAACCTTTTGATG GTCTGGAagttttttattacttttgctGATGTTCTTAAGCTATGGCCGTTTACTCTAGATGAGTTTGTTCAAGCTTTCCATGACTAT GATTCAAGGTTGTTGGGTGAGATACATGTTGCTCTTCTTAAGTTGATAATAAAAGATATTGAAGATGTTGCGAGGATGCCTTCTAATGGATTAGCAATGAATCAAAATGGTGCTGCTAATCCAGGAGGTGGACATCCACAGATTGTTGAAGGG GCATATGCATGGGGCTTTGACATATTCAACTGGCAGCAGCACTTAAATACACTGACATGGCCTGAAATATTTCGACAATTAGCCCTTTCTGCTGGATTTGGGCCACAATTGAGGAAAAGGAGTATCACGTGGTCATACCCACATGAGAATGATGAG GGCAAAGGCTGTGAAGACATAATTTCTACTCTTCGTAGTGGTTCAGCAGCTGAAAATGCATTTACAATAATGCAAGAAAAAGGTTTATTGCTTCCTCGAAGATCTAGGCATCGGTTGACTCCTGGAACTGTTAAATTTGCAGCCTTCCATGTTCTTTCACTAGAGGGAAGCGAGGGATTAACAGTTTTAGAACTTGCAGACAAGATTCAG AAATCTGGACTTCGGGACCTGACAACAAGCAAGACACCGGAGGCTTCGATTTCTGTTGCTTTAACAAGGGATGCTAAGCTTTTTGAAAGAATAGCTCCTTCAACATATCGTGTGCGTGCTGCTTTCAGAAAGGATCCTGCTGATGCTGAGGCAATTCTTTCAGCtgcaagaaagaaaattcaGATATTTGAAAATGGGTTTCTAGCTGAAGAAGATGCTGAAGATGTTGAAAGAGAAGATGCTGAGGATGTTGAAAGAGATGAAGATTCTGAATGTGATGATGTTGATGAGGATCCTGATGTAGATGATTTTGCTACTCTGTCAACTGAAAATAAAACCTCCATTCCCAGTAGCGAAGAAAAAGGTTGCTTGGGAATCCAAAACATATGCAACAACGTTGCACTGAATCTGCAAAATAAGTTGGAGAAGGATTTTTTGTCCATCCCCCTGAGTGAATCCAAAGATGAAAACTGTCAAAGTACTGCCAGTGAAAAATATGTTGCTGGTGAATATATTAGTGCCAATAATCTTGGTCAAGAAAACATGGAGATTGATGAAAGTAAATCAGGCGACTCATGGATTCAAGGACTTACAGAAGGGGAATACTCTGATCTCAGTGTAGAGGAGCGCCTTAATGCCCTTGTTGCCCTGATTGGTGTTGCAAATGAGGGGAACTCTATTCGTGGTATACTTGAG GATCGTATGGAATCTGCAAATGCTCTTAAGAAACAAATGTGGGCAGAAGCACAGCTAGATAAAAGCCGTTTGAAAGAAGAGATTATAAATAAAGCAGATTTTACGTCACCTATTGTGGGGAGCAAAGTTGAAACGCTACCTATGAGTTCTGTAGTTGGGGGCAACCAAAGCCCATTGCCTAATGTTGATGAGCAAAATATTGAAGCATCCCCCAGCACAGCTGAAAACCAAAACGTACTAGGTTCGCAGAGCATTCAGGATCACCTCAACAGTTTGCCTGCTGAAAGGACCCCTGCTGTTCCAGATTTCTCCATGGGTCCGGATAATTTCCTGATTCAGCAACTTGGATATGCTTCAAAAAGGTCACGCTCACAATTGAAATCTTATATTGCACACAGAGCTGAAGAGATGTATGTATACAGGTCCTTGCCGCTTGGGCAAGATCGTAGACGGAATCGATACTGGCAGTTTGTTGCATCTGCTTCTAGCAGTGATCCTGGTTCTGGCAGGATCTTTGTTGAATTGCATGATGGCAATTGGAGGCTTATTGATTCTGAAGAG GCCTTTGATGCTATTTTGATGTCATTGGATGCACGTGGGATAAGGGAATCCCATTTGCGCTTAATGCTGCAAAAGATTGAGACCTCCTTCAAAGAAAATCTTAGAAGGAATATGCAGTGTGCTAATGTTGTGGCCAAGAGTGGAatcaatatgaaaaatgaaactGATGAAATGAATTGTAGTCCAGATTGCCCAGTTGCGTTTGACAGTCCTAGCAGTACTGTTTGTGGTATAAATTTGGATATATTGGAGACCTCGTCTTCTTTCAAGATTGAGCTTGGGAGAAATGAAGCTGAGAAGAGAGCTGCTCTGAATAGGTATCAAGATTTTCAGAAGTGGATGTGGAAAGAGTGCTTTAATTCATTAACCTTATGTGCAATGAAGTATGGAAAAAAGAGGTGTGTACAGCTGTTGGGCGTTTGTGATTTCTGTCTTAATACTTATTACTCCGAAGAGTTCCACTGCCTTTCTTGCCACCGAAATTTCAGTACCAGTACTAATGGTTTTAGAGTTTCGGAGCATGCAATTCAATGTGAAGGGAAAAGGAAGTTAGATACTGGGGATTTCCGTATATTAGAATCTTCTCTTCCCCTTGGAACCAGATTGCTCAAGGCTCTGTTAGCTTGCATTGAG GTATCTGTCCCTCCAGAAGCTCTTCAATCATATTGGATGGAAGACCTTCGAAAAACTTGGGGTGTGAGATTGAATGCATCATCGACTGTAGAGGAACTTCTACAG ATATTGACTCTGTTTGAGAGGGTGCTGAAGCAAGACTTTCTTTCATCGAAGTTTGCAACAACGGAGGCGCTATTGGGGTTCTGTACTCAGTCAGGAAGTGCTTTACATGATTTTGCTGATCCTAAATCAGTTCCTCTACTTCCATGGGTACCACAAACCACTGCAGCTGTGGCTCTGAGACTTTTTGAGCTGGATGCATCGATTATATACACAAAGCAGGCCAAACCTGACCCTTGTGAGGACAAGGAGATAAGAGAATTCGTA AAACTTCCTTCAAGATATGGCCCAGTCAATAATGTAAAGGAGGTTGAACTGACAGAACTAAACCATGTTGAGGACGTGACAGAAAAGAACGGTGCTAAGCTGAAAAACACCCGAAACAGCTACAAGCGTGGCCGAGGGGCACGTGACCAAGGACGTGGTAGAAGGTTGCAGAAAAAAGCTAGTGTTTCCAACTCTGATGTTAGCAGGCGAAATGTTAGGAGCAATGAAAATTTAATTCACGGACTAAGACAGCAAGGACAGAGAACATATGGACAAGGGAGTGCACGGGGTCGCCGAACAGTTAGGAGAAGGAGAGTAGAGAAGAGAGCTCTGGATGAGAGGTCACCGAGCCACAGGGCTGACACACGTAGCCCTAAGAGCATTGGTGAATCACCAAGAAACATGGGGGAGGAATGGGATGACGAAAGAATTAGTTTGCTCCATATGGAGGGTGGCGATAATATTAATAATGCAGAAGCAATGGAATCTGATGATAATGCACAGGCAGTGGAATACGATCAAGGAAATTGGGAGATAGGGTTTGCTAGTGCTTCAAATGGGTGGACAGGGGATCTAATGGAGGATCTAATGGAAGCGAGTGATGACGATGTGGATGTTTCTGAAGACGATAATGGCGTTGAAGAGGGGGGAGATGAAGATTCAGAGGCAGATGTAGATGCAAGTGAGGGTTCAGATGGAATGGCGAAAGGGATTGGAAATGATGAAGGCACAGAATCCGCGGTTTCAGAGGACTATAGTGATTAA